The genomic stretch AGGTAGTTACTGGCATCACGACGAACTGCCCGCAGCAGGATGAAGTCAAAGGTTGATGGCAGAAGGTCGGACGTGACGGGCCAGCGCAGTGGTAAGGGGCCCAGAGCGTGGACGCGCTGCCGAAGGTGAAGTTGGACAAGTGGTCCGGAAGAGAAAGATGAAAGGAGTGTTGACGCCATCGGGATCGCCCGTTGCCGGCTGAGTCTCGCCGCTCGGGTACCGCAGTTCCACGGGATTGGAAGGTGGTCTACGGTCACGCATCCGCGATCCGCGCATCATCGCCGCTCAGTACGGCAGATGCGGAACATAGTAATCCGGCCGGATGGCCGGTAGATGGTGTTGAACTCTTCGGGGCCCCGGCGCAACAGGCGCCGGGGCCCCCTGTGCGCGTGATGAGAAAGGAATGTATGGATCAACGTCGCTCGGCTGCCGAGGGTGACACGCTCGCTCACGGCAGGATTACGGAAACAACGGCCGAACGCACGGCCGAAGACCGGTTCGACGATGAGGACTACCCTGCCTACAGCATGGGCACGGCCGCGGAGATGCTCGGTGTCACCCCGACGTTCCTGCGGGCTCTGGGCGCCGCCCATCTGATCGAGCCGAAACGCTCCAGCGGCGGTCACCGCCGCTACTCCCGCTACCAACTGCGCCTGGCCGCGCGGGCCCGGGAACTCGTCGATCAGGGCACTCCCGTGGAAGCGGCGTGCCGGATCATCATCTTGGAGGACCAGCTCGCCGAGGCGCTGCGCATCAACGCCGAATACGAACGCGAGCGCGCACGCGGGCGCACGGCCGGAACCTAACGCTGGCGGCGTCGTTACCCTGCGGCCTGGTCTTCGAACCGCGCTGACCAGGCCACACCGTAGTCACCCAGCAACTGCGGCTCCGGCCACCACCCGGCTGCGGAGCGGCCCTGGGGCGCGGGTTTCTACGGTGTGTCGGCTTCGCCGGCCGTCTGCGGCGATGCCGCTGACCGGGGCGAGCTGCGCGAGCGGATGCGCGACTACGCCACCATCGCCGGCATGTCCGGCCAATAGGCGATCTCACCGGCGGTGCCGGGGCCCGGGCGAGTGCGGCAGCTCCAGACAAGGGTCCCATATTCTATGATCATGGGCCTATGAGCCAATTGCCCACGCTATCTGCCACGGAACTCTTTTCCGAACGACTCCTGCTTCGCCAAGCATTGCACGATACCGACCGTGAAGGACTCATCGAGCTCTCGACCGATCCCGAGGTCCGGGCATACATCGGTGGTCCCCGGCCTCGGAGTGAGGCCGAGCAGCACTTCGATGCAGTCCTAGCCGCCAACGCGACATCCAGGCCTGGCAATTATGTCATCGCGGACAACGCGACGAACCGCGTCATCGGCACATTGATGCTCGCCCGCCGGTCGACCGATAGCCCCGGGCATGTCACCGAGGATGGCGAGGAACTGGAACTGGGCTATGTACTGCGGCGCAGTGCATGGGGCGCGGGGTTCGCCTTCGAGGCCGCAACGGTCGCGTTGCGTGCTGCGGCTGACGAACTCCCCGACCAGCCGGTCTTGCTCGTGACCCAGACCGCGAACACGCGATCTCTAAAACTTGCCGCCCGCCTTGGTTTTCGCCCCATCAGCACGTTCGAGGAGTTCGGCGCTGAGCAGACCCTCTGCACCGCTCCCCTGTCCATGTTCAAAATCTGATCTCAGTATCCAACACAGCGGCCCTCAGGCCAGGAGATCCAGGGTTTGGGGGATCTTACCCGAGCCACGGCCTGTACTTTGTAGATCACAGGAACGGCCACTGAGTGCAGGCGGGCCAGGCGAGCCCAGCGGACATGGCCGCACGGACGGCACTCGTAGTCCGATGGCATGAATGCGTGTCCGCCTGCATCGGTCGCAACAGCTGGCCGCCCTCAGGATCACCACTCATGGCAGGCATTGAGCCCGCCAGGTTCCCCTGCGGTTTCGGAGACATATCCGGTTCGGGCCGAATACCGTGGCCCATTGACGATCGGCCAAGCCCGTAAGCCTTCCGGAGTCTCTTCATGCGCACCGCAGCGGCAATCCTCTCCTTCGTGCTCGCCATCATCCTGCCCGCTCCGCCGGCCACCGCCGCGGCTTCCGCCTCGCCGCTGCCGGGCGGCAAGACCACCTATGTCGTCTCACAGGGTCACCTGAAGGCCGCCTCCCAGCAGAACTGGGTACGCCTGGGCAGCTACCGCTTCGCCTCGAACGGCACGGTGAGCGCCGCCATGTACCTCTGGTGGCAGCGTCATCCCAAGGCCAGGCAGCGCACCGGCACCGTCCCCGATCCGAGCTGCACCACCAAGGCGGGCGGTGCCGCATCGCGGCCCCGCGCCTGCGAAGTGCTCACCGCCGGGGGCTTCACCGGCGCCCCCAGCGAGAGCCGCACCGGGACGTACACCGTGTCGGGCAACGTGCTCACCATCCGGTGGAAGATCGCTCAGACGTGGACGGAGCAGTGGTACGTGCGGCCCTCGCCTGACGGCAGGCTGGCCCGCCTGGACCTCAAGCAGAGCACGCTGGCCACGCACGGGTACGGCTACGGCAGCAACGCCGCGACCAGCACCCGGCGCGCGATGAGCTCGGTGAAGGCGTTCCCCGGCTCACTCAGGCAGGACCTGACGAGCTGGGCGAGCGGCAAGCTCGTCACCTCCGGCAATCAGCCGTTCGGCCACTCCGCCTTCCGTGCCTGCGCCTCCACCACCTCGTGCCTGACCTACCTGCAGCCCTCCTCGCGCGGCGCGTGCCAGAAGTCGGGCGGCTGCCCGAAGTACGGCGGCGGAACGCGCCCCAACATCAGCTCCATCCAGTACTACCTCACGATGATCTCCAAGTCCGACCGCCGCGACACGCTGTGGCACTGGTGCACCTGCCTGGCGATGGAGCGCAAGCAGTTCTGCTACACCGGAAACTCCCACGTCAAACCGCTCATGCAAATCATCGACGACACGGGAGCCTTCCGCGGCTGGGTCGGCGCGGAGGCATCCTTCTCGACCGGCTCCCGGGCGACGGACATGCTGGCAGTGCTACGCATCTCCGACTTCCGCTGACCGGCTCGAACCTGTCTCTCCACGTTGTCAGCTCACAGCCACGACGATCGCGAGCTGGAGCTGACCTGCGCCGCGCACGGCCAGGCTCGGAATCCGCCGAAGATCCCGGGCCCGGGCCCTCGCAGTGTCAGCGACTGCCTGCCTGGCCGCCGCCACCGACGCCTGGACGGCCGTCGATGGGACGACCCCCTGTCCGTGCTCCTGAACCGAGCGATGGCGCGGTGAGCGAACTGAGCGGGGCAAGCCGCGCCACGGATCGGGAGCCAGGCACTCGCTTGAGCAGTCGTCACCCTTTCAGCCCGCCCGCCAGCAGGTCGGCACGCCAGAAGCGCTGCAGGACCAGAACGAGAATGATCAGCGGGATGACGGAGACGGCCGAGCCCATGATGACCAGCGGGTACAGGTCGGCGTCGCCCGCGCCCTTGCCCAGGAACGTGTACAGCCCCAGGGTGATGGGATATTTGTCCTGGTCGGACAGCATGATGAAGGGCAGCAGGAAGTTGTTCCAGATGCCGACGAACGTCAGCAGGAACACCGTGACGAGCCCTTGCGTCATCATGGGCAGCACGATGCGGCCGAAGATGTGCAGCTCTCCTGCGCCGTCCAGGCGCGCCGCTTCCAGGGTGCTCTGCGGGACCGCGGCGGCGGCGAACACCCGGCACAGGAAGATGCCGAACGGGTTGATGATGACCGGCAACAGCACCGACCAGTGGGTGCCGGCCATACCGACGGCGGCCAGCAACAGGTACTGCGGGACGGCCAGCACGATGCCGGGCACGAGCACGCCGGCGAGGATCGCGGAGAACAGGACCTCGCGGCCGCGGAAGCGGAACTTGGCCAGGGCGTACCCGGCCATGGCGGAGACCAGCGTCGACAGGACAGCGCCGAGGCCGGCGTACAGGAGCGAGTTGAGCCCCCACTGCCAGAACTGGCCGCCGCCGTAGGCGCTGAGGTTGGCGAGATTGTCGAGGATGCCGCTGCCGGGCGCGAAGGAGAACGTGGTGAACAGCTCGCGCGGGCTCTTGGAGGCGGCGATGACCACCCAGGCCACGGGCGTCAGGCAGTACAGCGCGCCGAGCAACAGCACGATCAGCGCCAGCCGCGGCCGCCGCTGCGCTCCAGGGCGGCCGCGGTGGGATCGGCGGTCGCCGGTGCGGGGCGAGGCGTGCAGGGTGGCGCTCATGCGTTGTCTCCGAAGGTCCGGCGCTGGAAGAAACGCAGCAGCAGCAGCGAGAGGACGAGGATGCCCAGCGCCAGCAGGACCGACGCGGCCGCCGCCCCGCTGAGGTTGTCGTTCGCGAACGCCTCCCGGTAGATCTTCATCAGCGGCACCCAGGTCCAGGAGATGGTGGCCGTGACGGGCCTCAGCGTGGCCGGCTCGCTGTACAGCTGCAGGGTGCCGATCACGGAGAACAGACCGGTGAGCACGAGGGCGGGGGCGACCAGCGGAATCTTGACGCGCCATGCGATCTGCAGCTCGCTGGCCCCGTCGATGCGGGCCGCCTCGTAGACGGAGGCGGGAATGGCACGCAGCGACGTGTAGATGATGATCATGTTGAAGCCGACACCGGACCACAGCGCGATGTTGGCCAGCGAGAAGTACAGGACCGGAGGGCTGAAGAAGTCCAGCGGCCCGGCGTGCAGCCGCTCGGCGAGGTAGTTGAGCGGGCTGGTGCTCGGCAGGTACAGGAAGCCCCACAGGAGGCTGGCGATCACGCCGGGCACCGCGTACGGCAGGAAGATCGCGGTGCGGGTGAACCCCTGCGCCCGCACCCTCGGGGTGTCGAGCAGCAGCGCGAACAGCAGGGCCAGGCCCAGCACGCTCGGGACGGCGATGACGCCGTAGAGCAGCACCCGGCCGAGCCCGGCGAGGTATTCGGGGTCGGCCAGCGCGGCGGTGTAGTTGTCGAAGCCGACGAAGGTCTGTACGCGCCGCCCGAACGCGCCGCCCTCAATGCGGAAGCCGCGGAAGCTCAGGTAGATCGCGTAGCCGATCGGAACGATCAGGAACAGGGTGAAGAGGACGATCGCGGGCGTGGCGAACAGCCAGGGGGTGGCTGCGGCGCGGATGCGCGTACGCCACGCGGAGGCCGGGGCAGAAGTGGTGGGCATGAGGTGTTCCAGAGTTGGTTCGAAAGGCCGGCAGTCACGGGCCCGGCCGGGTCGCCGGGCCCGGGACGCCTACTTGGTCACGGTGTAGCCGGACTTCTGCAGGTCGGCGACGACGGCCTGCTGCGTGGCCTTGTACACGTCGCGGAAGGAGGTCTTCCCGAGCGCGGCCTTGTTCAGCGCGTCCTCGAGCGCGCCTTGCGCCATGTTCACGTTGGGCCCCCAGGTCACCGGGATGGTGGTGTTCTTGATCACTTGGTCGGCGACCTGGTAGAAGTCCTTCTGCTGCGGCATCAGCTGCGGCGGCTCGTGGGTGAGAGTCGCCTGACGGCCGGCGTTGCCGCCGGGGAAGAGATCGAGGCCGAGCAGCAGCTTGGAACCCTCGTCGGAGGCGCCCAGCCAGGCCGCGAAGGCCGCCGCCTCCTTGGCGTGCTCGGACTTGGCCGGCACCACGTAGGCCGACCCGCCCAGGAACGGAACGGCGGGGTCGCCGGGCGTCCACTGCGGCAGCGGCGCCGACTCCCACTTGCCGGCGGTGTCGGGGGCCACCGAGTGGATCACGCTGGGCGCCCACGACGCGGCGGCCCAGCTGAGGATCTTGCCGTCGTTGACTTGCGCGTTCCATTCGGGCGTGAGCAGCGGCTCGACCTTCACCAGGTCCCGCTCTACGAGGTCCTGCCAGAAGTCGGCGGTCTTCAGGGACTCTTCGCTGTCGATGCCGACCTTCCAGGCGTTGCCGTCGTTGCTCCACCACTTCGCGCCGGCCTGCGCGGCGTGCGCGGCGAAGAACTCGAGCTGGCCGGCGGCGAAGCTGGCGATGTAGGCGTCCGGATCCTTCTTGTGGATCTGCTCGGCCGCCTTGGCGTACTCCGCCCAGGTGGCAGGCACCTTGACGCCGTACTTGTCGAAAAGGTCCTTGCGGTAGGTGAGCATCATCGGCCCGATGTCCTGGGGCACGCCGTAGACCTGGTTGTTGAAGGTGGTCAGGGCCCAGATGTTGGGGTCGACGCCGGCCTTGGCGCCGGCCACGTCGGCGGTGATGTCCTTGACGGCCCCGGCCACCACCAGGGCGGGCACGCCGCGGTACTCCAGTTGCACCACGTCGGGGGTGTCGCCGGCCTGGTCGGCGGCCAGCAGCTTGGAGGCGGTCTCGGCGGTGCCGCCCACCTCGGACAGCTTGATGGTGACGTTCGGGTGCAGCTGGTGGTACTTGTCGACGATCGCCTTGGCCTTGGCATCGGTGCCCTTGAGGCTCCAGGTCCAGAACTCGAGCGTGACCGGCCCGCCCGCGGTCGCGGTGTCCGAGGACGGAGTGTCGGCGGACGAACAGGCGACCAGCGACGCCGCCAAGGCGACCGCCAGCACGGCGGCGCTCACCATCGTCCGCCGGGGGCGGCGTCGGGATGGGCGGAGGGTCGGTGGGGTCATGACGATCTCCTCGGCAAGGGGTTGTGCGCCGCGGCGGGATGCCGGGTCGTGCGTTGGGATCTAACCTGATGTTAACGTTGTCATCCTGTCAAGCCCCCCTCGTCACAGAGCAGGCACAACGCTTCGGAGTCCGCCCTCGTGCCCACCTTCCGCAACCCTGTCCTGCCCGGCTGCTATCCGGACCCGTCGGTCTGCCGGGTCGGCGCGGACTTCTACCTGGTCACCTCGTCGTTCGCCTACTATCCGGGCATCCCCCTCTTCCACAGCCGGGACCTGGTCGAATGGCGTCAGCTCACGCATGTGCTGAATCGGCCCGGGCAGCTTCCTCTGGAGGGGTTGGACGTCTCCGACGGCGTCTGGGCGCCGACCATCCGCCACCACGACGGCACGTTCTACGTGGTCTCGACGCTCGCCAGGAACCGGCAGGGCGCCCTCACCTTCATCGTCACCGCCCAGGACCCGGCCGGACCGTGGTCGGACCCCATCCCCCTGGAGGCCGAAGGCATCGATCCGTCGCTGTTCTTCGACGACGACGGCCGCTGCTGGCTCACCGCCTGCCGGGACGCCGTCGAAGACGGTCCCGGCGAGCTGTGGATGCGGGAGCTCGACCTGGAGCGGCTCAAACTCGTCGGCCCCACCCATGTGCTCTGGCGCGGCGCCGTACGCGGAGCCTGGGTGGAGGCGCCGCACCTGTACAGACGCGACGGCGTGTATTACCTGATCGCCGCCGAGGGCGGCACCGGGAGCAATCACAGCGTCACCGCCGCACGCTCCGACGTCGTCACCGGCCCCTACGCCACCGACCCGCGCAGCCCCCTGCTGACGCACCGGCACCGCAGCCCGGACGAGCCCATCCAGAACGTCGGGCACGTGGACCTGGTGGAGACCCCCGATGACGAGACGTGGGCGGTGGCGCTCGGGGTGCGGCCGATCGACGGCACCCACACGCTCGGCCGGGAGGTCTTCCTGGTCCCCGTCACCTGGGGCGCCCACGGCCCCGTTTTCGCCCCGGAGTCGGGCCGGGTGCGCCTGTCGGAACGGCTACCGTCGATCGCGTCCGGGCGGCCAGGCGACGACTCCGCGATCGTGCGCCGGACGAGCTTCGACGAGCCGGCGCTGGGCCTGGAGTGGAACAGCCTGCGAGGTCCGGTCGGCAACCGCATCCGGCCCTCTGCCGTGGGGAAGGGGATCGACATCGACCTGGCCCCCGAGCCGCTCAGCTCCACCGGCGTGCCGGCCTTCATCGCACGACGCCAGCAGCATGTCCGCTTCCGCGCGCAGACGCGGATCAGCTTCGCCGCGGAGCATCCGTCAGAAGAGGCCGGACTGGCCGTCTTCCAGAATCAGGACCACCACGCCACGCTCGCCCTCACCGTGGACGGCGGTGGAAGGGCGCAGGCGGTGCTGACGGTCCGGGACGCGGGCACGAGCACCCGCGTGGCCTCCGTGCCGG from Nonomuraea polychroma encodes the following:
- a CDS encoding carbohydrate ABC transporter permease, producing the protein MPTTSAPASAWRTRIRAAATPWLFATPAIVLFTLFLIVPIGYAIYLSFRGFRIEGGAFGRRVQTFVGFDNYTAALADPEYLAGLGRVLLYGVIAVPSVLGLALLFALLLDTPRVRAQGFTRTAIFLPYAVPGVIASLLWGFLYLPSTSPLNYLAERLHAGPLDFFSPPVLYFSLANIALWSGVGFNMIIIYTSLRAIPASVYEAARIDGASELQIAWRVKIPLVAPALVLTGLFSVIGTLQLYSEPATLRPVTATISWTWVPLMKIYREAFANDNLSGAAAASVLLALGILVLSLLLLRFFQRRTFGDNA
- a CDS encoding carbohydrate ABC transporter permease, which produces MSATLHASPRTGDRRSHRGRPGAQRRPRLALIVLLLGALYCLTPVAWVVIAASKSPRELFTTFSFAPGSGILDNLANLSAYGGGQFWQWGLNSLLYAGLGAVLSTLVSAMAGYALAKFRFRGREVLFSAILAGVLVPGIVLAVPQYLLLAAVGMAGTHWSVLLPVIINPFGIFLCRVFAAAAVPQSTLEAARLDGAGELHIFGRIVLPMMTQGLVTVFLLTFVGIWNNFLLPFIMLSDQDKYPITLGLYTFLGKGAGDADLYPLVIMGSAVSVIPLIILVLVLQRFWRADLLAGGLKG
- a CDS encoding GNAT family N-acetyltransferase gives rise to the protein MSQLPTLSATELFSERLLLRQALHDTDREGLIELSTDPEVRAYIGGPRPRSEAEQHFDAVLAANATSRPGNYVIADNATNRVIGTLMLARRSTDSPGHVTEDGEELELGYVLRRSAWGAGFAFEAATVALRAAADELPDQPVLLVTQTANTRSLKLAARLGFRPISTFEEFGAEQTLCTAPLSMFKI
- a CDS encoding ABC transporter substrate-binding protein; translated protein: MTPPTLRPSRRRPRRTMVSAAVLAVALAASLVACSSADTPSSDTATAGGPVTLEFWTWSLKGTDAKAKAIVDKYHQLHPNVTIKLSEVGGTAETASKLLAADQAGDTPDVVQLEYRGVPALVVAGAVKDITADVAGAKAGVDPNIWALTTFNNQVYGVPQDIGPMMLTYRKDLFDKYGVKVPATWAEYAKAAEQIHKKDPDAYIASFAAGQLEFFAAHAAQAGAKWWSNDGNAWKVGIDSEESLKTADFWQDLVERDLVKVEPLLTPEWNAQVNDGKILSWAAASWAPSVIHSVAPDTAGKWESAPLPQWTPGDPAVPFLGGSAYVVPAKSEHAKEAAAFAAWLGASDEGSKLLLGLDLFPGGNAGRQATLTHEPPQLMPQQKDFYQVADQVIKNTTIPVTWGPNVNMAQGALEDALNKAALGKTSFRDVYKATQQAVVADLQKSGYTVTK
- a CDS encoding MerR family transcriptional regulator, whose product is MGTAAEMLGVTPTFLRALGAAHLIEPKRSSGGHRRYSRYQLRLAARARELVDQGTPVEAACRIIILEDQLAEALRINAEYERERARGRTAGT
- a CDS encoding glycoside hydrolase family 43 protein, coding for MPTFRNPVLPGCYPDPSVCRVGADFYLVTSSFAYYPGIPLFHSRDLVEWRQLTHVLNRPGQLPLEGLDVSDGVWAPTIRHHDGTFYVVSTLARNRQGALTFIVTAQDPAGPWSDPIPLEAEGIDPSLFFDDDGRCWLTACRDAVEDGPGELWMRELDLERLKLVGPTHVLWRGAVRGAWVEAPHLYRRDGVYYLIAAEGGTGSNHSVTAARSDVVTGPYATDPRSPLLTHRHRSPDEPIQNVGHVDLVETPDDETWAVALGVRPIDGTHTLGREVFLVPVTWGAHGPVFAPESGRVRLSERLPSIASGRPGDDSAIVRRTSFDEPALGLEWNSLRGPVGNRIRPSAVGKGIDIDLAPEPLSSTGVPAFIARRQQHVRFRAQTRISFAAEHPSEEAGLAVFQNQDHHATLALTVDGGGRAQAVLTVRDAGTSTRVASVPVTAGNALFAVEGDEAGYTFRLSDDDGWISLATIGRSFFSTERAGGFVGVYLGLYGTSNDRASQGRARVHWFDYQPHSDGTG